Proteins from a single region of Salipiger sp. H15:
- a CDS encoding ATP-dependent DNA ligase: MKDFARLFTNLDQTTRTSEKTAALAAFFREAPEADRLWAVALFSGRRPKRTVTTTLLREWAAERAGIPLWLFEESYPIVGDLAETIALILPPPGAAQDRDLAEWIDVVKGLAELEPEARKAAVLDAWDQLDPAERFLFNKLITGGFRIGISRKLMTRALAEATGVDEPAMALRLMGQWQPEETSWEQLTAEEDAREDESRPYPFCLASPLESGAETLGDPADWLAEWKWDGIRGQLILRGGAHHLWSRGEELITDRFPEFARTPDFLPPGTVLDGEILAWRDGAPLPFAQLQPRIGRKTVPKKLLAEAPVRMLAYDLLEHEGEDIRALPLSERRARLEALLGGLPEDAAVTPSPLLTQADWTALAERRADARAQRAEGLMLKHRESAYLGGRRRGEWWKWKLDPLSVDAVMIYAQQGHGRRANLFTDFTFAVRDGNGLVPFAKAYSGLTDAEFDEITHWVRRNTQQRFGPVRQVTPKLVFEIAFEGIQESPRHKSGIALRFPRMARWRRDKPVDEIDTLEGLKSLLHTYG; the protein is encoded by the coding sequence ATGAAGGACTTCGCGCGCCTCTTCACCAACCTCGACCAAACCACGAGAACTTCAGAGAAAACCGCCGCTCTGGCCGCGTTCTTCCGAGAGGCACCCGAGGCTGACCGGCTCTGGGCCGTGGCGCTCTTCTCGGGCCGCCGTCCGAAGCGCACGGTGACCACCACGCTGCTGCGCGAATGGGCGGCCGAGCGGGCCGGCATCCCGCTCTGGCTCTTCGAGGAAAGCTATCCCATCGTCGGCGATCTCGCCGAGACCATCGCGCTGATCCTGCCCCCGCCCGGCGCGGCGCAGGACCGCGACCTTGCCGAGTGGATAGACGTGGTGAAGGGGCTGGCAGAGCTGGAGCCCGAGGCGCGCAAGGCGGCGGTGCTGGATGCCTGGGACCAGCTCGACCCGGCCGAGCGGTTCCTGTTCAACAAGCTGATCACCGGCGGCTTCCGCATCGGCATCAGCCGCAAGCTGATGACCCGCGCGCTGGCCGAGGCGACCGGCGTGGACGAGCCCGCTATGGCGCTGCGCCTGATGGGGCAATGGCAGCCCGAGGAGACCAGCTGGGAGCAACTGACCGCCGAGGAGGACGCGCGCGAGGACGAGAGCCGCCCCTACCCCTTCTGCCTCGCCTCGCCGCTCGAGAGCGGGGCGGAGACGCTGGGCGATCCCGCCGACTGGCTGGCGGAGTGGAAATGGGACGGCATCCGCGGCCAGCTGATCCTGCGCGGCGGCGCGCATCACCTCTGGTCGCGCGGCGAGGAGCTGATCACCGACCGGTTCCCGGAATTCGCCCGCACGCCGGATTTCCTGCCGCCGGGCACGGTGCTCGACGGCGAGATCCTCGCGTGGAGGGACGGCGCGCCGCTGCCCTTCGCACAGTTGCAGCCGCGCATCGGCCGCAAGACCGTGCCGAAGAAACTGCTGGCCGAGGCGCCGGTGCGGATGCTGGCCTATGACCTGCTGGAACACGAGGGCGAGGACATCCGCGCCCTGCCCCTGTCCGAGCGCCGCGCCCGGCTCGAGGCGCTGCTCGGCGGCCTGCCCGAGGATGCCGCCGTGACCCCCTCGCCGCTGCTGACGCAGGCCGACTGGACCGCGCTCGCCGAACGCCGCGCCGATGCCCGCGCCCAACGCGCCGAGGGGCTGATGCTCAAGCACCGGGAGTCTGCCTACCTTGGCGGGCGGCGGCGCGGCGAGTGGTGGAAGTGGAAGCTCGACCCGCTCAGCGTCGACGCGGTGATGATCTACGCCCAGCAGGGCCATGGGCGGCGCGCCAACCTCTTCACCGACTTCACCTTCGCCGTGCGCGACGGCAACGGGCTGGTGCCCTTCGCCAAGGCCTATTCCGGCCTCACCGACGCGGAATTCGACGAGATCACCCACTGGGTGCGGCGCAACACCCAGCAGCGCTTCGGCCCGGTGCGGCAGGTGACGCCCAAGCTGGTCTTCGAGATCGCCTTCGAGGGCATACAGGAAAGCCCGCGCCACAAGTCCGGCATCGCGCTGCGTTTCCCGCGCATGGCGCGCTGGCGCCGTGACAAGCCGGTGGACGAGATCGACACGCTGGAGGGGCTGAAATCGCTGCTGCACACCTATGGTTGA
- a CDS encoding ligase-associated DNA damage response exonuclease has product MADPVLSFTERGIHCPAADVYIDPWRPVPRALITHAHSDHARPGHGAYLATPLTAAMIRHRLGVEVQELGFGERLRIGGATVSFHPAGHVPGSAQVRVEVGGEVWVVSGDYKLEADGLSEPFEPVRCHAFITECTFGLPVFRWQPQAEVAGEINAWWRANRDAGRASLLGAYSLGKAQRLISMLDPEIGPILTHGAVEGSNAVLRAAGAFSCATVPVTPDFDRKAHPAPMVVAPPSAFGSSWARKFGPAETGFASGWMRLRGVRRRRGVQRGFVISDHADWPALLRAIKETGAEKIYPTHGYVDIFAQYLRSEGYDATPVPTEFGGDEDAATQSGDAA; this is encoded by the coding sequence ATGGCGGATCCGGTCCTCAGCTTCACCGAGCGCGGCATCCACTGCCCCGCGGCGGATGTCTACATCGACCCGTGGCGCCCCGTGCCGCGGGCGCTGATCACCCATGCGCATTCCGACCACGCCCGCCCCGGCCACGGCGCCTACCTCGCCACGCCCCTCACCGCCGCGATGATCCGCCACCGGCTGGGGGTCGAGGTGCAGGAGCTGGGCTTTGGCGAAAGGCTGCGGATCGGCGGCGCCACGGTCAGCTTCCACCCCGCCGGGCACGTGCCGGGCTCGGCGCAGGTGCGGGTGGAGGTCGGCGGCGAGGTCTGGGTGGTCTCGGGCGACTACAAGCTCGAAGCAGACGGGCTGAGCGAGCCCTTCGAGCCGGTGCGCTGCCACGCCTTCATCACCGAGTGCACCTTCGGCCTGCCGGTGTTCCGCTGGCAGCCTCAGGCCGAGGTGGCGGGCGAGATCAACGCCTGGTGGCGCGCCAACCGCGACGCCGGGCGCGCCTCGCTGCTGGGGGCCTACAGCCTCGGCAAGGCGCAGCGGCTCATCTCGATGCTCGACCCGGAGATCGGCCCGATCCTCACCCATGGCGCGGTCGAGGGCAGCAACGCGGTGCTGCGCGCGGCGGGAGCCTTCTCCTGCGCGACCGTGCCGGTGACCCCGGACTTCGACCGCAAGGCGCATCCCGCGCCGATGGTGGTCGCGCCGCCCTCGGCCTTCGGTTCCTCATGGGCGCGGAAATTCGGGCCCGCCGAGACCGGGTTCGCCTCGGGCTGGATGCGTCTGCGCGGCGTGCGGCGGCGGCGCGGGGTGCAGCGCGGCTTCGTCATCTCGGACCACGCCGACTGGCCCGCGCTGCTGCGCGCCATCAAGGAAACCGGCGCAGAAAAGATATATCCCACGCATGGTTACGTCGACATCTTCGCGCAGTACCTGCGCAGCGAGGGCTACGACGCCACCCCGGTGCCCACCGAGTTCGGCGGCGACGAGGACGCGGCCACGCAAAGTGGAGACGCCGCATGA